A single window of Coleofasciculus sp. FACHB-1120 DNA harbors:
- a CDS encoding GAF domain-containing protein: MSQNRQILDDIAERIQAIVNAETASVVLAESEEETVYYAAAIGKHAEWVLDKRVAAATSGLCGTAFQSDKPVLVCRTEGDRRVRQDHAKALGIETALAVPLYYEGKLLGALQAWNRTDGSLFDEEAESVLAAYASEVAPLVYQYQITMK; encoded by the coding sequence ATGAGTCAAAATCGCCAGATATTAGATGACATTGCCGAACGCATCCAAGCAATTGTCAATGCTGAAACAGCCTCCGTGGTGCTAGCTGAGTCCGAAGAGGAAACCGTCTACTATGCGGCAGCAATAGGCAAGCACGCTGAGTGGGTGTTGGACAAAAGGGTTGCCGCAGCGACTTCCGGATTGTGTGGTACGGCATTTCAGAGCGACAAACCCGTGTTAGTTTGTCGTACTGAGGGCGATCGCCGAGTCCGGCAAGATCATGCTAAAGCGTTGGGAATAGAGACAGCTTTAGCCGTGCCTCTCTACTACGAAGGCAAGCTTTTGGGAGCGCTACAAGCTTGGAATCGTACTGACGGCAGCTTATTTGACGAAGAGGCAGAAAGTGTTTTGGCTGCTTACGCCTCTGAAGTTGCTCCACTGGTTTATCAATACCAGATAACTATGAAGTAG
- a CDS encoding SDR family NAD(P)-dependent oxidoreductase, with product MNIQGKTALITGASRGIGRAIALELAQQGAKRLLLVARDADRLAEVAAEIEALGVEAAILPLDLAQIVEVNIAIAQAWRDYGQIHLLVNCAGVAHQAPFLKSQLPDVQQEIAINLMGMYTMTRLVARRMATQREGTIVNVSSLMGKIAAPTMATYSATKFAILGFTQALRGELADYNIRVMALLPSLTDTDMVRDLKWFRWVVPTTSQKVAQALVAGLQKESPEILVGWQSHLAVWCNRIAPWLLEKVLLLAAPLSRYKQKRYHRLREAGVISR from the coding sequence ATGAATATTCAAGGAAAGACGGCTCTGATTACTGGAGCTTCCCGTGGAATTGGGCGAGCGATCGCGCTTGAACTCGCGCAACAAGGAGCCAAACGCCTGTTGCTGGTGGCACGCGACGCCGATCGCTTAGCGGAAGTCGCCGCCGAAATCGAAGCACTTGGCGTAGAAGCCGCGATCCTGCCTTTGGATCTGGCTCAGATAGTAGAAGTGAATATTGCGATCGCCCAAGCTTGGCGAGATTATGGTCAGATTCATCTGCTCGTCAACTGTGCGGGAGTTGCACACCAAGCGCCCTTTTTGAAATCTCAACTCCCGGATGTGCAGCAAGAAATCGCGATTAATTTAATGGGAATGTACACCATGACTCGTCTGGTTGCTCGACGTATGGCAACCCAACGGGAAGGAACCATCGTGAACGTTTCTAGCTTGATGGGCAAAATTGCCGCACCGACGATGGCGACTTATTCAGCCACCAAGTTTGCGATTTTGGGATTCACCCAAGCCTTGCGCGGCGAACTTGCCGACTACAATATCCGGGTGATGGCTTTGCTGCCATCTTTGACCGACACTGACATGGTACGAGATTTAAAGTGGTTTCGCTGGGTAGTCCCCACAACTTCTCAGAAAGTCGCTCAGGCACTCGTTGCCGGACTGCAAAAGGAATCGCCAGAAATTTTAGTGGGATGGCAAAGTCATTTAGCCGTGTGGTGCAATCGCATTGCACCTTGGCTGCTAGAGAAAGTTTTACTGCTAGCAGCACCCCTGTCGAGGTATAAGCAAAAGCGCTATCACAGACTCCGTGAGGCTGGAGTAATTTCACGTTAA
- a CDS encoding endonuclease domain-containing protein, producing MTQDEPIEPKLLRHSNSLSSSNPPSSLAGRGLGGGVPGQSWQTPPQLWEKLKPLGRQMRHQPTPAEEKLWQKLRNKQLLGFKFRRQHSIDRFIVDFYCNEAQLVVEVDGEIHDYTQEEDAIRQEFLESLGLRVVRFRNEAVLSSIDEVLEGVAGWLQR from the coding sequence ATGACCCAAGATGAACCCATAGAACCAAAGCTTCTACGCCACTCCAATTCCCTCTCTTCCTCCAATCCCCCCTCCTCGCTTGCGGGGAGGGGGTTAGGGGGTGGGGTTCCGGGACAATCTTGGCAAACTCCGCCCCAACTCTGGGAAAAACTCAAGCCACTGGGTCGCCAAATGCGTCATCAACCGACTCCAGCAGAAGAGAAACTTTGGCAGAAATTAAGAAACAAGCAACTGTTGGGATTTAAGTTTCGCCGTCAGCATTCAATTGACCGTTTTATTGTTGATTTTTACTGTAATGAAGCGCAGTTAGTGGTGGAGGTGGATGGAGAAATTCACGACTACACTCAGGAGGAAGATGCGATCCGTCAGGAGTTTTTGGAGAGTCTAGGGTTGCGGGTTGTGCGGTTTAGGAATGAGGCAGTTTTGAGTTCAATTGATGAGGTGCTGGAAGGGGTTGCGGGTTGGTTGCAGAGATAG